The following coding sequences are from one Deltaproteobacteria bacterium window:
- a CDS encoding glucose 1-dehydrogenase produces the protein MKQQPGTPTELFDLSGRVALVTGGSRGLGREMALAFARFGADVIIASRKQDACDAVAEEIRRTTGRRALGRACHVGRWQDLDALADAACQDFGAVDVLVNNAGMSPLYPSVEAVSEELWDKVLAVNLKGPFRLTALIGSRMARGNGGSIINISSGAATRPTPDVIPYAAAKAGLEAMTVGFARAFGPKVRVNAIQAGPFFTDISKAWDLDAFERRVKSALALQRGGQPAEIVGAAVYLASGASSFTTGAVIRVDGGA, from the coding sequence ATGAAGCAGCAGCCCGGCACGCCGACGGAACTCTTCGACCTGAGCGGACGGGTGGCCCTGGTCACGGGCGGCAGCCGGGGGCTCGGGCGGGAGATGGCGCTGGCGTTCGCGCGCTTCGGCGCGGACGTCATCATCGCCAGCCGCAAGCAGGACGCCTGTGACGCCGTCGCCGAGGAGATCCGACGAACCACCGGCCGGCGGGCTCTCGGCCGCGCCTGCCACGTGGGCAGGTGGCAGGACCTCGACGCGCTCGCCGATGCCGCCTGCCAGGATTTCGGCGCCGTCGACGTCCTGGTCAACAATGCCGGGATGTCGCCGCTCTACCCCAGCGTCGAAGCGGTCAGCGAAGAGCTCTGGGACAAGGTGCTCGCGGTGAATCTCAAGGGCCCCTTCCGCCTGACCGCCCTGATCGGCAGCCGCATGGCGCGAGGGAACGGCGGGTCCATCATCAACATCAGCAGCGGCGCGGCGACCCGGCCGACGCCGGACGTCATCCCGTACGCGGCGGCCAAGGCCGGGCTGGAGGCGATGACCGTCGGGTTCGCCCGTGCCTTCGGGCCCAAGGTCAGGGTGAACGCCATCCAGGCAGGCCCGTTCTTCACGGACATCAGCAAGGCGTGGGACCTCGACGCCTTCGAGCGCAGGGTCAAGTCGGCCCTGGCCCTGCAACGCGGCGGCCAGCCCGCCGAGATCGTCGGCGCTGCCGTCTACCTGGCGAGCGGAGCGTCGAGCTTCACCACGGGAGCCGTCATCCGCGTCGACGGCGGCGCCTGA